From a region of the Oryzias melastigma strain HK-1 linkage group LG4, ASM292280v2, whole genome shotgun sequence genome:
- the angptl1a gene encoding angiopoietin-related protein 1a: protein MQGLVWSLCALLCLSLWEESYCRSSRETQRTKEPFLLRSKRAPIDPNAKQCSYTFLVPEQRITGPICASTTGPEPDKDRVTRMDIADVREVLNKQRREIETLQLVVDVDGNLVNEMKLLRKESRNMNSRVTQLYMQLLHEIIRKRDNSLELAQLENRVLNVTSEMMRLASRYKDLESRFATMAGVVNNQSILISALEEQCLRSLGRGELAPAPPLVQAVPQNIPVDNRFTNEIQRNSRAFTRGSRKNSPTVSPFGIDPPPPQGTLTSDGPFKDCFQVRQAGHTTSGMYLLKTDNSDQLIQAWCEHGLDNGGWTVLQRRRDGSVNFFRNWENYKRGFGNIDGEHWLGLENIYNLSKQGDYKLMIELEDWAGKKVYAEYSSFHLEAENQGYRLRLGTYQGNAGDSFSSHNGKQFTTLDRDKDAFTGNCAHFHKGGWWYNACGQTNLNGVWYSGGVYRSKFQDGIFWADYGGGFYSLKSVRLMIRPID from the exons ATGCAGGGGCTGGTGTGGAGCCTGTGTGCCCTGCTCTGCCTCTCGCTGTGGGAAGAGAGTTACTGCAGGAGCTCCAGGGAAACCCAGAGAACCAAAGAGCCTTTCCTTCTGAGGAGCAAAAGAGCTCCTATAGATCCCAATGCTAAACAGTGTTCCTATACTTTCCTAGTGCCTGAGCAGAGAATTACAG GTCCAATCTGTGCCAGCACCACAGGCCCAGAGCCAGACAAGGACAGAGTGACCCGTATGGACATAGCAGATGTGCGGGAGGTGCTTAACAAACAGCGGCGTGAGATTGAGACGCTGCAGCTGGTGGTGGACGTGGATGGTAACTTGGTGAACGAGATGAAGCTGCTGCGGAAAGAGAGCCGAAACATGAACTCCAGGGTGACCCAGCTCTACATGCAGCTGCTGCATGAGATCATCAGGAAGAGAGACAATTCTCTGGAGTTGGCCCAGCTGGAGAACCGCGTCCTAAATGTGACCTCGGAAATGATGCGCCTAGCCTCGAGGTACAAGGACCTGGAGAGCCGCTTCGCCACGATGGCCGGGGTGGTCAACAACCAGTCCATTCTCATCTCAGCGCTGGAGGAGCAGTGCCTGAGGAGCCTTGGGCGGGGCGAACTGGCCCCCGCTCCTCCGCTGGTGCAGGCGGTGCCGCAGAACATTCCGGTCGACAACCGTTTCACCAATGAGATTCAAAGAAACAGCAGGGCCTTTACACGAGGATCGCGAAAGAACTCACCGACTGTAAGCCCCTTTGGGATTGACCCTCCACCGCCGCAGGGAACGCTAACCTCTGATG GTCCTTTCAAGGACTGCTTTCAAGTGCGACAAGCCGGCCACACCACCAGTGGGATGTATCTGCTCAAGACGGACAACAGCGATCAACTGATCcaagcctggtgtgaacatGGTCTTGACAATGGAGGGTGGACCGTGTTGCAAAGGAGGCGAGATGGTTCCGTCAACTTCTTTAGAAACTGGGAGAACTACAAG AGAGGCTTTGGCAACATCGACGGTGAACACTGGCTTGGGCTAGAAAATATTTACAACCTGTCCAAACAAGGGGATTATAAGCTGATGATAGAGCTGGAAGACTGGGCAGGAAAGAAGGTGTATGCAGAGTACAGCAGCTTCCACCTGGAGGCAGAAAATCAGGGCTATCGACTGAGGTTGGGCACCTACCAGGGCAACGCTGGAGACTCCTTCAGCAGCCACAACGGAAAACAGTTCACCACACTCGACCGGGACAAGGATGCTTTCACTG GTAACTGTGCCCACTTCCATAAGGGCGGCTGGTGGTACAATGCCTGTGGTCAGACGAATCTAAATGGAGTGTGGTACAGCGGAGGAGTGTATCGCAGCAAATTTCAGGACGGGATCTTTTGGGCAGACTATGGTGGGGGGTTCTACTCCCTAAAGTCTGTTCGCCTCATGATCCGACCAATTGACTAA